In Lacibacter sp. H375, one DNA window encodes the following:
- a CDS encoding universal stress protein: MKTILVPIDFSSTSLNAASYALQYAKQVGGKLILIHAYQQPLLYPLYQGVEVSPEGMREIKKKELQLVANQLAELQPLIKVEHMMFDGEVVDVLTSLTDAMQVSFIVMGITGAGKLKEKYIGSNTLAVAKSCKVPVLIVPENAVFSRINDIGLTTDFRDVINTIPDHIVSELIKSTGARLHVLNVDFKNRQWTNDTPFQSGLVETMFQQYHPQYHFIDKQDMVEGLNEYANKFSIEILLVIPQKHNLIEKIFSGSHTKELIFHSDVPVMVMHE; the protein is encoded by the coding sequence ATGAAAACGATCCTTGTTCCCATAGATTTCTCCTCTACCTCACTTAACGCTGCTTCATATGCTTTACAATATGCGAAACAGGTAGGCGGAAAGCTCATACTTATTCATGCATATCAACAGCCCTTACTTTATCCTTTATACCAAGGCGTTGAGGTTTCGCCTGAAGGAATGCGGGAGATCAAGAAAAAAGAACTGCAGTTAGTGGCTAATCAGCTTGCAGAATTACAACCGTTGATCAAAGTGGAACATATGATGTTTGATGGCGAAGTGGTTGATGTACTTACATCACTCACCGATGCAATGCAGGTGTCATTTATTGTGATGGGTATTACCGGCGCAGGTAAGCTGAAAGAAAAATACATTGGCAGTAATACACTGGCCGTAGCAAAAAGTTGCAAAGTTCCCGTGTTGATCGTTCCTGAAAATGCAGTGTTTAGCCGAATCAATGATATTGGTTTAACCACCGATTTCAGGGATGTGATTAATACAATACCTGATCACATTGTCAGTGAACTCATCAAATCAACCGGTGCAAGATTACATGTGCTGAATGTAGATTTTAAAAACAGGCAATGGACCAACGATACTCCTTTCCAAAGTGGATTAGTGGAAACTATGTTCCAGCAATATCATCCGCAATACCACTTTATTGACAAGCAAGATATGGTGGAAGGCTTGAATGAATATGCGAACAAATTCAGTATTGAAATATTATTGGTGATACCGCAAAAACATAATCTAATCGAAAAAATATTCTCAGGCAGCCATACAAAAGAATTGATCTTTCACAGCGATGTGCCTGTGATGGTGATGCATGAGTAA
- a CDS encoding patatin-like phospholipase family protein, translating to MNQTADHKLLLHQSLVRLFGEMNDEQVENILNLTNILAFEAGEYLFQQGEKGHSFYIVLSGRFRAIQHTDSDIFILGDISTGEPIGEFSLFTKEPHSASVVALRRSLILQLEDDDYKTLVQQFPSFANAITKFIIERMRRNNHQTKMDAAPKNIAVVNLQAANDVSAYTGAIQEELGKMGFGISIYDYASHKGEDDHSTFDDMEKQPGLNFLVCDMENPEWARQCIAYCDLVIIATDFHADCHIYEIEKVLHLYSDNVMNKKIYLLLLHEENAALPSNTRRWFHERKVDMHLHMRKNKAADTRRFCRIVTHQATGLVLGGGGARGFAHVGAAKALLEAGVEFDFIGGTSAGAVYGAGLSFLDFDFDKADVMCKLAADSKLTSNDLTLPIVSLMSGKKIRKFLDTMFGDSHLEDLWVYTYCVSTNFSSASLKVHDRGLTQLQVAASMAIPGVFPPVIINKHLHIDGGVIDNLPVEAMYKKPVRHIVAVSLSAEETAMFDLHEIPTSWELFWSKITNSTTHQLPGISSILVNSITINSRHRQESSKTNVSVFLDLDLKEFKFLDWNNWKQLIERGYTQTKQKLKETKPELQFWK from the coding sequence ATGAATCAAACAGCCGACCACAAGTTGCTATTACACCAGTCATTGGTGCGTTTATTTGGAGAAATGAATGATGAGCAGGTAGAGAATATTTTAAACCTTACCAACATACTTGCGTTTGAAGCGGGTGAATACCTTTTCCAGCAAGGTGAGAAAGGACATTCGTTCTACATCGTTTTATCAGGCCGTTTCAGAGCCATACAACATACCGACAGCGATATCTTTATTCTAGGTGATATTTCAACCGGTGAACCCATTGGCGAATTTTCTCTTTTTACAAAGGAGCCACATAGTGCATCAGTAGTTGCTTTACGCAGATCGCTCATTCTCCAATTGGAAGATGATGATTATAAAACACTGGTACAGCAATTTCCTTCCTTCGCCAATGCCATTACAAAATTTATCATTGAGCGCATGCGTCGCAACAACCATCAAACAAAAATGGATGCAGCGCCAAAAAATATTGCGGTTGTAAATCTTCAGGCGGCTAATGATGTGAGTGCTTATACTGGTGCTATTCAGGAAGAATTAGGCAAGATGGGTTTTGGTATCAGTATTTATGATTATGCTTCGCATAAAGGCGAAGATGATCATAGCACATTTGATGATATGGAGAAGCAACCTGGTCTTAATTTCCTTGTGTGCGATATGGAAAATCCAGAATGGGCCAGGCAATGTATTGCCTATTGTGATCTGGTGATCATTGCAACAGATTTTCATGCCGACTGTCATATATACGAGATTGAAAAAGTATTGCATCTGTATTCAGACAATGTGATGAATAAAAAGATCTACCTGCTCTTGTTGCATGAAGAGAATGCTGCGTTGCCTTCTAACACAAGACGATGGTTTCACGAACGAAAAGTGGATATGCATTTACACATGCGAAAAAATAAGGCAGCTGATACACGCAGGTTTTGCCGCATTGTTACACACCAGGCAACGGGCTTGGTATTGGGTGGCGGAGGTGCAAGAGGATTTGCGCACGTAGGTGCAGCAAAAGCATTACTTGAAGCTGGTGTTGAATTTGATTTTATTGGTGGAACCAGTGCAGGGGCAGTGTACGGTGCCGGATTATCATTTCTTGATTTTGATTTTGACAAGGCAGATGTTATGTGTAAGCTTGCGGCTGATAGTAAATTAACCTCGAATGATCTGACGTTGCCAATTGTATCACTGATGTCCGGCAAAAAGATCCGGAAGTTTTTAGATACCATGTTTGGTGATTCGCACCTGGAAGATCTTTGGGTGTACACCTATTGTGTATCCACCAATTTTTCAAGTGCGTCATTAAAAGTGCATGACAGAGGATTAACACAATTGCAGGTAGCAGCAAGCATGGCCATACCAGGTGTATTTCCTCCGGTGATCATTAATAAACATCTGCATATTGACGGAGGAGTAATTGATAACCTTCCGGTTGAAGCCATGTATAAAAAACCTGTGCGCCATATTGTTGCTGTTTCATTATCGGCTGAAGAAACAGCGATGTTTGATTTGCACGAAATACCTACCTCATGGGAATTGTTCTGGAGTAAGATCACCAACTCAACAACACATCAACTGCCGGGCATCTCATCTATACTTGTTAACAGCATAACCATTAACAGCAGGCACAGGCAGGAGAGCAGCAAAACCAATGTATCTGTGTTTCTCGATCTTGATCTGAAAGAGTTTAAGTTTTTAGATTGGAACAACTGGAAACAACTTATCGAAAGAGGATACACCCAAACCAAACAAAAGCTGAAGGAAACAAAGCCGGAACTGCAGTTCTGGAAATAG
- a CDS encoding NAD(P)-dependent alcohol dehydrogenase yields MKAAIHTIYGPPEVVHVIEVEKPVQKDNEVLIKVNATTVNRTDCGFRSAQYFISRFFSGLFKPKFKILGNEFAGVVEAVGKNVRSFSTGDKVFGYNDTSFGAHAQYICIAEDAAIATMPQNVDFNEAAAITEGGHYALCDIRAAKVQAGQNILVNGATGAIGSAAVQLLKYFGAKVTAVCNTKNVELVKSLGADVVIDYTQQDFTKIDDRFHFVFDAVGKSSFAKCKPLLHEKGIYISTELGKNSANVFLALTTSLTGGKKVLFPLPTISKADVLFLKELVETGKFKPVIDRHYKLDEIVEAYRYVETGQKTGNVIITVN; encoded by the coding sequence ATGAAAGCAGCTATCCACACAATCTACGGCCCACCTGAAGTTGTACACGTAATAGAGGTAGAAAAACCTGTACAAAAAGATAACGAAGTGCTGATTAAAGTTAATGCAACAACAGTAAACAGAACCGATTGTGGTTTTCGCAGTGCACAATATTTTATCTCCCGTTTTTTCAGTGGCTTGTTCAAACCAAAATTCAAAATACTGGGTAATGAGTTTGCAGGTGTTGTGGAAGCAGTTGGTAAAAACGTGCGATCATTTTCAACTGGCGACAAAGTGTTTGGTTATAATGACACATCATTTGGCGCACATGCACAATACATCTGTATTGCAGAAGATGCAGCAATTGCAACTATGCCGCAAAATGTTGACTTTAATGAAGCGGCGGCAATTACAGAAGGCGGTCATTATGCGTTGTGCGACATACGTGCAGCAAAAGTGCAGGCCGGACAAAACATATTGGTGAATGGTGCTACAGGTGCTATTGGTTCTGCTGCGGTGCAGCTGCTCAAATATTTCGGCGCAAAGGTTACTGCTGTTTGCAATACCAAAAATGTAGAACTGGTAAAGTCGTTGGGTGCTGATGTGGTCATTGATTATACGCAACAGGATTTTACCAAGATTGATGATCGTTTTCATTTTGTATTTGATGCTGTTGGTAAAAGTTCTTTTGCAAAATGCAAACCGCTGCTGCATGAAAAAGGAATTTATATTTCTACCGAATTAGGAAAGAACAGCGCCAATGTTTTTCTTGCACTTACCACATCATTAACTGGCGGTAAAAAAGTTTTATTCCCTTTACCAACCATCAGTAAAGCTGATGTTCTATTTCTAAAAGAATTGGTTGAAACAGGTAAATTCAAACCAGTCATCGACAGGCATTATAAACTCGATGAAATTGTTGAAGCATACAGGTATGTTGAAACCGGGCAGAAAACGGGGAATGTGATTATTACAGTAAATTGA